The following proteins come from a genomic window of Hydractinia symbiolongicarpus strain clone_291-10 chromosome 2, HSymV2.1, whole genome shotgun sequence:
- the LOC130629490 gene encoding serine palmitoyltransferase 1-like has protein sequence MAEANTSESILSLSLWMVEIVNYVESTLKVPFFHVVLEVSLVLWIIMLLTKHSYNPRESKLELSKEEEDKLIAEWEPEPLIPADEKVPAYIKKPKLIQGKPSYRINIDGKDCLNLCTTNFLGFVGNKEIEDAAVVTLKKYGVGTCGPRGFYGTIDVHLHLEEKIAKYLKTEEAILYSYGFATISSAIPAYSKRTDVIFCDDGVSFAIQKGIVASRSKVYWFKHNDMDDLEKKMKEQQEKDIKNPKKAKVTRRFLVVEGIYTNYGDIVPLPKLIELKNKYKVRVFIDETISFGTLGEHGRGVTEHFNIPLSEIDLISASLECSLGSVGGFCAGTSFVVDHQRLSGQGYCFSASLPPLLSVAVETGLKLMEDDNSMFNKLRTNSKLFRKELEGIKGFTIEGVEFAPIIHLRLNENYASLSRKEEEDKLDSYVDQCIDQGIALTVSRYLNSQELFLPKASIRVSINSNLTLDDIKFSTKIMKEIAYSTL, from the exons atggcTGAAGCCAATACATCAGAATCAATTTTGTCTCTTTCATTATGGATGGTAGAAATTGTAAATTATGTTGAATCAACGCTCAAG GTGCCATTTTTTCATGTTGTACTTGAAGTATCATTGGTGTTATGGATTATCATGTTGTTGACAAAACATAGCTATAATCCTCGTGAATCGAAGCTTGAGTTGTCGAAGGAg GAGGAAGACAAATTGATTGCGGAATGGGAGCCAGAGCCACTTATACCTGCTGATGAGAAGGTGCCAGCATATATAAAAAAGCCGAAACTTATTCAGGG AAAACCATCATATCGGATAAACATAGATGGAAAAGATTGTTTGAATTTATGCACCACAAATTTCCTTGGCTTTGTTGGTAATAAAGAAATAGAg GATGCAGCGGTGGTTACATTAAAGAAATATGGTGTTGGTACATGTGGTCCAAGAGggttttatggaacgatag ACGTACATTTACATCTTGAagaaaaaattgcaaagtatTTGAAGACAGAGGAAGCTATTTTGTATTCATATGGTTTTGCCACTATTTCCAGTGCTATTCCAGCATATTCTAAGAGAACTGATGTCATATTctg TGATGACGGCGTAAGTTTTGCAATACAAAAGGGAATCGTAGCGTCAAGAAGCAAAGTGTATTGGTTTAAGCATAACGATATGGATGActtggaaaaaaaaatgaaggaaCAACAAGAGAAGGATATCAAG aaTCCTAAGAAAGCAAAAGTAACCCGTCGCTTTCTTGTAGTGGAAGGAATTTATACAAATTACGGAGATATTGTACCATTGCCTAAGCTG ATTGAGTTAAAGAATAAGTACAAAGTACGTGTGTTTATCGACGAAACAATATCATTTGGTACATTAGGAGAGCATGGTAGAGGAGTAACAGAGCATTTTAATATTCCT ttaagcGAGATAGATTTAATATCAGCTTCGCTGGAATGTTCTTTGGGTTCGGTGGGTGGATTTTGTGCGGGAACCTCATTTGTTGTTGATCACCAG CGTTTGTCTGGCCAGGGATATTGTTTTTCTGCTTCACTTCCACCATTATTATCAGTTGCTGTTGAAACTGGTCTGAAACTCATGGAAGACGATAATA GTATGTTTAACAAACTTCGCACAAATTCAAAACTGTTTCGAAAAGAGTTAGAGGG GATTAAAGGTTTCACAATCGAAGGAGTTGAATTTGCACCAATTATTCATTTGAGGTTAAATGAAAATTATGCAAGTTTATcaagaaaagaagaagaagataaaTTAGATTCATATGTAGACCag tgTATTGACCAAGGCATAGCATTAACAGTCTCAAGGTATCTTAATTCTCAGGAACTATTTCTACCAAAAGCTAG tatACGTGTATCAATCAATAGTAACCTCACGTTAGATGACATAAAATTTAGTACGAAAATCATGAAAGAAATTGCTTATTCGACACTGTAA
- the LOC130629489 gene encoding AP-3 complex subunit delta-1-like isoform X1: MFEKNLNDLVRGLRNNKSREPQFIAECLDEIKNELRQENMALKAIAVLKLSYIQMLGYDISWAAFNIIEVMSSPKFTHKRIAYMAASQSFHSELDVLMLATNLIKKDMNSQNQYDAGSAMVGLSCFVSPDLARDLANDIMSMMISSKPYIRKRAVLLMYKIFLNFPESLRPAFPRLKERLEDPDTGVQCAAVNVICELARKNPKNYLALAPLFFKLMTTSSNNWMLIKIIKLFGALCPLEPRLGKKLLEPLTSLIHRSCSDIKTCRRERDFVMAAKKVLDTQIKTVNGDIEQPTRRFRSESDGVKFSHSGISTSAMSLLYECINTVIAGLPDHPQSIQLCASKLRLLIEDPDQNLKYLGLLLLNKILKCQPKLVLGQKDLILRCLDDKDESIRFRALDLIAGMITKKSLVDIVKKLMQHIEKTEGTTYRDELVSKIIQVCSQSNYQFITNFEWYIDVLLQLSNVEGTKHGKLIANQMLDIAIRVKAIRKYAVPVFASLLGKTSLLTGNRDKNTSCEVLFAAAWVAGEFAEHISDIHGVIDCLVHPRVTSLPAHIQCVYVQAIAKMFSRVLTKSETEGEDEEEVTNLSEKLITSLTVFTQSSDLEVQDRSCCVLQLIKLVMKMKKEGVRCAQDVSALFAEELLPVAPTAQKKVPVPEGLDLDKWINEPPSESEESDEEDEKPFFTDEKNNSSSYQQSSEKHVELDADELEKQREIRRMFQESNPHYLKMDTPKKKDNIDVDDIPVKELDTSISLKLDYESTTTKKKGKKKGKKGKKGRKESESEDEPGPAYEVAPVVDLGGDVTVTEQNDNGDPHSLLNVDLDTPLGDHEMIPVQQHRVVQEKTKSEKPKKKKSKKGKEEKETTKKKRSKSRGESVENVEKPTTTTKKEKTHKKTKKRNKEKDQTEAEKKATLLAQASEYTKEVKKDDDMDFWLSPAKSPEETPEEESAAADIKEVPAKEPIKTENEKKTKKKSKEKGAKEKKKKTKKQPEEVQPVEDTPPVDAMMLDIDDVQKADPWSHYDILCEDKNLKMLYEIRPDPMQSKQVVASIIFKNLTSHHIQKLEFNVLDSLSMKLVRQIGASSHDPVLVPFQLLPEMTNEGQFAFTVESCVMSQHLRGTLTYIVKESDGSTSEKLDFKILFPVHAYILPQPISTQEFTSLLAGGDLTQKQSLKIPLSEERELQDIVKNICTKLRLVVVEHIDHGASLYGMTILQHPVCLLVKKMNDPAITVDAKSTDFQLLSSVLKELKEIVESL; this comes from the exons ATGTTTGAGAAGAATCTAAATGACCTTGTTCGTGGTTTGCGAAACAATAAAAGCAGAGAG CCACAATTTATTGCAGAATGTTTGGATGAGATAAAAAACGAGCTTCGGCAAGAGAACATGGCTTTAAAAGCCATTGCTGTTTTAAAATTATCCTAT ATTCAAATGTTGGGTTATGACATTTCATGGGCTGCATTTAATATCATTGAAGTGATGAGTTCACCAAAGTTTACACATAAG cGAATAGCATACATGGCGGCATCACAAAGTTTCCACTCTGAGCTTGATGTACTTATGTTGGCCacaaatttgataaaaaag GACATGAACAGTCAGAACCAATATGATGCAGGATCAGCCATGGTTGGTTTATCATGTTTTGTTTCGCCAGACCTTGCTAGGGATTTGGCCAATGACATCATGAGTATGATGATATCGTCAAAGCCATACATCAGGAAACGAGCAGTTTTGCTGATGTATAAAATTTTTCTAAAC tttcCAGAGTCTTTAAGACCTGCTTTTCCTCGTTTAAAAGAAAGACTAGAGGATCCAGATACAG GTGTACAATGTGCGGCAGTCAATGTTATATGTGAATTAGCACGAAAGAATCCGAAAAATTATCTTGCGCTTGCtcctttgtttttcaaattgaTGACCACATCTTCCAATAACTGGATGTTGATAAAGATTATTAAATTG tttGGTGCTTTATGTCCTCTTGAACCTCGACTTGGGAAGAAATTACTCGAACCACTTACTAGTCTTATACACAG ATCTTGCTCAGACATCAAGACTTGTCGACGTGAACGAGACTTCGTAATGGCTGCTAAAAAAGTACTAGACACACAAATTAAAACAGTTAACGGTGACATCGAACAACCTACACGTAGATTTAGGTCTGAAAGTGATGGTGTAAAATTCAGTCACTCAGGAATAAG TACGTCGGCCATGTCATTATTGTACGAATGCATCAATACAGTTATTGCAG GTCTTCCTGATCATCCACAGTCAATTCAG TTATGTGCATCCAAACTCAGACTATTGATTGAGGATCCTGACCAAAATT TGAAATATCTCGGTTTGCTTTTGCTGAATAAAATATTAAAGTGTCAACCGAAATTGGTGCTTGGTCAAAA AGATTTAATATTGCGATGTTTGGATGACAAAGACGAATCCATTCGATTCCGAGCGCTTGATTTAATTGCTGGCATGATCACAAAGAAATCTTTGGTTGATATCGTGAAAAAACTGATGCAACACATCGAGAAAACTGAAGGTACAACGTATCGAGACGAACTTGTCTCAAAAATCATTCAAGTGTGCAGTCAATCAAATTATCAGTTCATCACGAATTTTGAATG GTATATAGATGTGTTGCTCCAACTGAGCAATGTGGAAGGTACAAAGCATGGTAAACTCATCGCCAATCAAATGTTGGATATCGCAATACGTGTCAAAGCAATTCGAAAATATGCTGTTCCAGTTTTTGCGTCATTGCTAGGAAAGACATCTTTGTTGACAGGAAATAGAGATAAAAACACTTCGTGTGAAGTTTTATTTGCAGCGGCTTGGGTAGCTGGAGAGTTTGCTGA GCATATTTCTGATATTCATGGTGTTATTGACTGTCTTGTCCATCCACGTGTGACATCACTACCCGCTCACATACAGTGCGTGTACGTACAAGCGATTGCGAAGATGTTCTCTCGAGTGCTCACAAAATCAGAAACAGAG gGAGAAGATGAAGAAGAGGTTACTAACTTAAGTGAAAAACTGATTACATCATTAACTGTGTTTACTCAAAGTTCAGATCTTGAAGTTCAAGACAGA TCTTGCTGTGTTCTACAACTTATTAAACTCGTcatgaaaatgaaaaaggaAG GTGTGAGATGTGCACAAGATGTTAGCGCTTTGTTCGCCGAAGAGTTACTTCCAGTCGCACCGACAGCACAGAAGAAAGTGCCTGTACCAGAAGG GCTTGATCTGGATAAATGGATAAACGAGCCTCCATCTGAGAGCGAGGAAAGTGATGAAGAAGACGAAAAACCCTTCTTCACCGATGAGAAAAACAATTCATCTAG TTACCAACAGAGTAGTGAGAAACATGTTGAACTAGATGCTGACGAACTAGAAAAG CAAAGAGAAATACGAAGAATGTTCCAGGAAAGCAATCCGCATTATTTAAAGATGGACACTCCAAAG AAAAAGGATAATATTGATGTTGATGACATTCCTGTCAAAGAATTGGACACGTCTATTTCGTTGAAACTTGATT ATGAATCAACAACAACGAAGAAGAAGgggaaaaagaaaggaaaaaaag GGAAGAAAGGACGAAAAGAAAGTGAAAGCGAGGATGAGCCAGGACCTGCGTACGAAGTTGCACCTGTTGTTGATTTAGGAGGAGATGTTACA GTAACTGAACAAAACGACAATGGTGATCCTCATTCTTTGCTTAATGTTGACCTCGATAC tccacTTGGTGATCACGAGATGATTCCGGTGCAGCAACATCGTGTCGTGCAAGAGAAAACAAAAAGTGAGAAACCCAAG aaaaagaagaGTAAAAAGGGAAAAGAAGAGAAAGAAACAACTAAAAAG aaaCGTTCGAAATCACGTGGTGAATCTGTAGAAAATGTGGAGAaaccaacaacgacaacaaagaaagaaaaaacgcacaagaaaacaaagaaaagaaataaag AGAAGGACCAAACCGAAGCAGAGAAGAAAGCCACATTGCTTGCACAAGCATCGGAATATACAAAAGAAGTCAAAAAAGAT GATGATATGGACTTTTGGCTATCACCTGCAAAATCACCAGAGGAAACACCAGAGGAGGAG tCTGCTGCTGCTGATATTAAAGAAGTACCTGCGAAAGAACCAATTAAAACAGAGAATGAAAAG aaaacaaaaaagaaaagcaaagaaaaaggtGCGaaggaaaagaagaagaaaactaaaaaacaaccCGAAGAAGTGCAACCTGTTGAAGACACTCCTCCTGTGGATGCAATGATGTTAGATATCGATGATGTGCAAAAAGCTGAT CCGTGGTCACACTATGATATTCTCTGTGAAGATAAAAACCTCAAAATG TTATACGAAATTCGACCAGATCCTATGCAAAGCAAGCAAGTCGTTGCATCAATTATATTTAA aaatttaacATCACATCATATACAGAAATTGGAATTTAACGTTTTGGATTCTCTCAGCATGAAATTAGTACGACAG atagGTGCATCATCGCACGATCCTGTGCTTGTCCCCTTTCAATTATTGCCAG AGATGACAAATGAGGGGCAATTTGCTTTTACGGTGGAGAGCTGTGTTATGTCGCAGCATTTACGTGGAACTCTTACTTATATCGTCAAG GAATCTGATGGTAGTACCAGTGAAAAAttggattttaaaattttatttcctgTACATGCATACATCCTTCCGCAGCCAATCTCAAC tcAAGAATTTACTTCATTGCTAGCTGGTGGTGATTTGACGCAAAAACAATCATTAAAG ATCCCACTATCAGAAGAGAGAGAATTGCAAGACATTGTGAAAAATATATGCACAAAACTACGTTTAGTTG TGGTTGAACATATAGATCACGGCGCTTCCTTATATGGTATGACTATCTTGCAACATCCTGTTTGCTTGCTGGTTAAAAAAATG AACGATCCAGCTATTACAGTAGATGCGAAAAGTACAGACTTCCAACTGTTGTCTTCAGTGTTGAAAGAACTGAAGGAGATCGTGGAATCGTTGTGA
- the LOC130629489 gene encoding AP-3 complex subunit delta-1-like isoform X2: protein MFEKNLNDLVRGLRNNKSREPQFIAECLDEIKNELRQENMALKAIAVLKLSYIQMLGYDISWAAFNIIEVMSSPKFTHKRIAYMAASQSFHSELDVLMLATNLIKKDMNSQNQYDAGSAMVGLSCFVSPDLARDLANDIMSMMISSKPYIRKRAVLLMYKIFLNFPESLRPAFPRLKERLEDPDTGVQCAAVNVICELARKNPKNYLALAPLFFKLMTTSSNNWMLIKIIKLFGALCPLEPRLGKKLLEPLTSLIHSTSAMSLLYECINTVIAGLPDHPQSIQLCASKLRLLIEDPDQNLKYLGLLLLNKILKCQPKLVLGQKDLILRCLDDKDESIRFRALDLIAGMITKKSLVDIVKKLMQHIEKTEGTTYRDELVSKIIQVCSQSNYQFITNFEWYIDVLLQLSNVEGTKHGKLIANQMLDIAIRVKAIRKYAVPVFASLLGKTSLLTGNRDKNTSCEVLFAAAWVAGEFAEHISDIHGVIDCLVHPRVTSLPAHIQCVYVQAIAKMFSRVLTKSETEGEDEEEVTNLSEKLITSLTVFTQSSDLEVQDRSCCVLQLIKLVMKMKKEGVRCAQDVSALFAEELLPVAPTAQKKVPVPEGLDLDKWINEPPSESEESDEEDEKPFFTDEKNNSSSYQQSSEKHVELDADELEKQREIRRMFQESNPHYLKMDTPKKKDNIDVDDIPVKELDTSISLKLDYESTTTKKKGKKKGKKGKKGRKESESEDEPGPAYEVAPVVDLGGDVTVTEQNDNGDPHSLLNVDLDTPLGDHEMIPVQQHRVVQEKTKSEKPKKKKSKKGKEEKETTKKKRSKSRGESVENVEKPTTTTKKEKTHKKTKKRNKEKDQTEAEKKATLLAQASEYTKEVKKDDDMDFWLSPAKSPEETPEEESAAADIKEVPAKEPIKTENEKKTKKKSKEKGAKEKKKKTKKQPEEVQPVEDTPPVDAMMLDIDDVQKADPWSHYDILCEDKNLKMLYEIRPDPMQSKQVVASIIFKNLTSHHIQKLEFNVLDSLSMKLVRQIGASSHDPVLVPFQLLPEMTNEGQFAFTVESCVMSQHLRGTLTYIVKESDGSTSEKLDFKILFPVHAYILPQPISTQEFTSLLAGGDLTQKQSLKIPLSEERELQDIVKNICTKLRLVVVEHIDHGASLYGMTILQHPVCLLVKKMNDPAITVDAKSTDFQLLSSVLKELKEIVESL from the exons ATGTTTGAGAAGAATCTAAATGACCTTGTTCGTGGTTTGCGAAACAATAAAAGCAGAGAG CCACAATTTATTGCAGAATGTTTGGATGAGATAAAAAACGAGCTTCGGCAAGAGAACATGGCTTTAAAAGCCATTGCTGTTTTAAAATTATCCTAT ATTCAAATGTTGGGTTATGACATTTCATGGGCTGCATTTAATATCATTGAAGTGATGAGTTCACCAAAGTTTACACATAAG cGAATAGCATACATGGCGGCATCACAAAGTTTCCACTCTGAGCTTGATGTACTTATGTTGGCCacaaatttgataaaaaag GACATGAACAGTCAGAACCAATATGATGCAGGATCAGCCATGGTTGGTTTATCATGTTTTGTTTCGCCAGACCTTGCTAGGGATTTGGCCAATGACATCATGAGTATGATGATATCGTCAAAGCCATACATCAGGAAACGAGCAGTTTTGCTGATGTATAAAATTTTTCTAAAC tttcCAGAGTCTTTAAGACCTGCTTTTCCTCGTTTAAAAGAAAGACTAGAGGATCCAGATACAG GTGTACAATGTGCGGCAGTCAATGTTATATGTGAATTAGCACGAAAGAATCCGAAAAATTATCTTGCGCTTGCtcctttgtttttcaaattgaTGACCACATCTTCCAATAACTGGATGTTGATAAAGATTATTAAATTG tttGGTGCTTTATGTCCTCTTGAACCTCGACTTGGGAAGAAATTACTCGAACCACTTACTAGTCTTATACACAG TACGTCGGCCATGTCATTATTGTACGAATGCATCAATACAGTTATTGCAG GTCTTCCTGATCATCCACAGTCAATTCAG TTATGTGCATCCAAACTCAGACTATTGATTGAGGATCCTGACCAAAATT TGAAATATCTCGGTTTGCTTTTGCTGAATAAAATATTAAAGTGTCAACCGAAATTGGTGCTTGGTCAAAA AGATTTAATATTGCGATGTTTGGATGACAAAGACGAATCCATTCGATTCCGAGCGCTTGATTTAATTGCTGGCATGATCACAAAGAAATCTTTGGTTGATATCGTGAAAAAACTGATGCAACACATCGAGAAAACTGAAGGTACAACGTATCGAGACGAACTTGTCTCAAAAATCATTCAAGTGTGCAGTCAATCAAATTATCAGTTCATCACGAATTTTGAATG GTATATAGATGTGTTGCTCCAACTGAGCAATGTGGAAGGTACAAAGCATGGTAAACTCATCGCCAATCAAATGTTGGATATCGCAATACGTGTCAAAGCAATTCGAAAATATGCTGTTCCAGTTTTTGCGTCATTGCTAGGAAAGACATCTTTGTTGACAGGAAATAGAGATAAAAACACTTCGTGTGAAGTTTTATTTGCAGCGGCTTGGGTAGCTGGAGAGTTTGCTGA GCATATTTCTGATATTCATGGTGTTATTGACTGTCTTGTCCATCCACGTGTGACATCACTACCCGCTCACATACAGTGCGTGTACGTACAAGCGATTGCGAAGATGTTCTCTCGAGTGCTCACAAAATCAGAAACAGAG gGAGAAGATGAAGAAGAGGTTACTAACTTAAGTGAAAAACTGATTACATCATTAACTGTGTTTACTCAAAGTTCAGATCTTGAAGTTCAAGACAGA TCTTGCTGTGTTCTACAACTTATTAAACTCGTcatgaaaatgaaaaaggaAG GTGTGAGATGTGCACAAGATGTTAGCGCTTTGTTCGCCGAAGAGTTACTTCCAGTCGCACCGACAGCACAGAAGAAAGTGCCTGTACCAGAAGG GCTTGATCTGGATAAATGGATAAACGAGCCTCCATCTGAGAGCGAGGAAAGTGATGAAGAAGACGAAAAACCCTTCTTCACCGATGAGAAAAACAATTCATCTAG TTACCAACAGAGTAGTGAGAAACATGTTGAACTAGATGCTGACGAACTAGAAAAG CAAAGAGAAATACGAAGAATGTTCCAGGAAAGCAATCCGCATTATTTAAAGATGGACACTCCAAAG AAAAAGGATAATATTGATGTTGATGACATTCCTGTCAAAGAATTGGACACGTCTATTTCGTTGAAACTTGATT ATGAATCAACAACAACGAAGAAGAAGgggaaaaagaaaggaaaaaaag GGAAGAAAGGACGAAAAGAAAGTGAAAGCGAGGATGAGCCAGGACCTGCGTACGAAGTTGCACCTGTTGTTGATTTAGGAGGAGATGTTACA GTAACTGAACAAAACGACAATGGTGATCCTCATTCTTTGCTTAATGTTGACCTCGATAC tccacTTGGTGATCACGAGATGATTCCGGTGCAGCAACATCGTGTCGTGCAAGAGAAAACAAAAAGTGAGAAACCCAAG aaaaagaagaGTAAAAAGGGAAAAGAAGAGAAAGAAACAACTAAAAAG aaaCGTTCGAAATCACGTGGTGAATCTGTAGAAAATGTGGAGAaaccaacaacgacaacaaagaaagaaaaaacgcacaagaaaacaaagaaaagaaataaag AGAAGGACCAAACCGAAGCAGAGAAGAAAGCCACATTGCTTGCACAAGCATCGGAATATACAAAAGAAGTCAAAAAAGAT GATGATATGGACTTTTGGCTATCACCTGCAAAATCACCAGAGGAAACACCAGAGGAGGAG tCTGCTGCTGCTGATATTAAAGAAGTACCTGCGAAAGAACCAATTAAAACAGAGAATGAAAAG aaaacaaaaaagaaaagcaaagaaaaaggtGCGaaggaaaagaagaagaaaactaaaaaacaaccCGAAGAAGTGCAACCTGTTGAAGACACTCCTCCTGTGGATGCAATGATGTTAGATATCGATGATGTGCAAAAAGCTGAT CCGTGGTCACACTATGATATTCTCTGTGAAGATAAAAACCTCAAAATG TTATACGAAATTCGACCAGATCCTATGCAAAGCAAGCAAGTCGTTGCATCAATTATATTTAA aaatttaacATCACATCATATACAGAAATTGGAATTTAACGTTTTGGATTCTCTCAGCATGAAATTAGTACGACAG atagGTGCATCATCGCACGATCCTGTGCTTGTCCCCTTTCAATTATTGCCAG AGATGACAAATGAGGGGCAATTTGCTTTTACGGTGGAGAGCTGTGTTATGTCGCAGCATTTACGTGGAACTCTTACTTATATCGTCAAG GAATCTGATGGTAGTACCAGTGAAAAAttggattttaaaattttatttcctgTACATGCATACATCCTTCCGCAGCCAATCTCAAC tcAAGAATTTACTTCATTGCTAGCTGGTGGTGATTTGACGCAAAAACAATCATTAAAG ATCCCACTATCAGAAGAGAGAGAATTGCAAGACATTGTGAAAAATATATGCACAAAACTACGTTTAGTTG TGGTTGAACATATAGATCACGGCGCTTCCTTATATGGTATGACTATCTTGCAACATCCTGTTTGCTTGCTGGTTAAAAAAATG AACGATCCAGCTATTACAGTAGATGCGAAAAGTACAGACTTCCAACTGTTGTCTTCAGTGTTGAAAGAACTGAAGGAGATCGTGGAATCGTTGTGA